A genomic region of Gloeocapsopsis dulcis contains the following coding sequences:
- a CDS encoding helix-turn-helix domain-containing protein, producing MISRRLKLSRLSARFSLRELSDKIGNLVTAQAIGKYERDEMMPGSKVLIALAQALGVSVNYLVSEGLINLDGVEFRKNAITSEKEEASIQAAVLSAVERYLEIEDILGVTSQEWQQPQGFPFPIHEIADAESAALSLRSCWNLGSDPIPNFAEFLEEKGIKVLALSLTENVSGLICMVHRREGSDVPTIVLNQNDTGERQRFTLAHELGHLLLDMSQGVNEEKASNRFAGAFLMGADILRAEVGKHRHYISLGELLQLKAIFGVNVGAITYRCKDLGIIDNALYQQLFEGFKEQGWRHPPYKEPLPVEPLQPTRFKRLCFRALAENAVSEAKAAELLGISVRQLELEMDRPPEIQAA from the coding sequence ATGATTAGTAGGAGACTTAAGCTATCTCGTTTAAGTGCAAGATTCTCACTTAGAGAGCTTTCAGACAAAATTGGCAACTTGGTAACAGCTCAAGCAATTGGTAAGTACGAACGTGATGAGATGATGCCTGGTTCTAAGGTATTAATTGCTCTAGCCCAAGCATTAGGGGTGTCAGTCAATTACCTGGTTAGCGAGGGTTTGATTAATTTGGATGGTGTCGAGTTCCGGAAAAACGCTATAACCAGCGAAAAGGAAGAGGCTTCCATCCAGGCTGCTGTCCTTAGCGCTGTCGAGCGTTATCTCGAAATTGAAGACATTCTTGGTGTCACGAGCCAAGAGTGGCAGCAACCACAGGGGTTCCCCTTTCCAATTCACGAAATAGCTGATGCTGAGTCTGCTGCTTTATCTTTGCGTTCTTGCTGGAATCTTGGCTCCGATCCAATTCCAAATTTTGCTGAATTTCTGGAAGAGAAGGGCATTAAAGTTTTAGCTCTATCTCTTACGGAGAATGTGTCAGGTTTGATATGTATGGTTCACCGACGTGAAGGGTCAGATGTTCCAACAATCGTTCTCAATCAGAATGATACGGGAGAGCGTCAGCGATTTACTCTAGCACACGAACTCGGTCATTTACTTCTTGATATGTCCCAAGGGGTTAACGAAGAAAAAGCTTCCAACAGATTTGCAGGTGCTTTCTTGATGGGTGCAGATATTCTGAGAGCCGAGGTAGGTAAACATCGGCACTATATTTCTCTAGGCGAACTGCTGCAACTCAAAGCCATCTTCGGGGTTAACGTTGGGGCGATCACTTATCGGTGTAAAGACTTAGGTATCATTGATAACGCTCTATACCAGCAACTGTTTGAGGGATTTAAAGAACAGGGTTGGCGTCATCCACCTTATAAGGAACCACTACCAGTTGAGCCATTGCAGCCGACTCGGTTCAAGCGCTTGTGCTTCCGAGCTTTAGCAGAAAATGCCGTCTCAGAGGCAAAGGCTGCTGAATTACTTGGTATATCAGTGCGACAACTAGAGCTAGAGATGGATCGACCACCAGAAATCCAAGCCGCATGA
- a CDS encoding IS6 family transposase — translation MFKSNLFKWRHYEPEIILLCVRWYLTYPLSYRQVAEMVNERGLEINHSTIYRWVQQYGPELERRCRSHLRPTNDSWRVDETYILVKGKQKYLYRAIDSDGHTLDFLLTAKRDAQAAKRFLRKAMRAVHTQEPRVINVNRNPAYPKAVEQLKEKEELQKLVELRQNKYLNNIVEQDHRGIKRLVKPGMGFKSFNTARRTIKGYEIMQMLRKGQVKKVAKGAVTERVQFIAEIFGVAN, via the coding sequence ATGTTCAAATCGAACCTATTCAAGTGGCGCCACTATGAACCTGAAATCATCCTGCTATGCGTGCGCTGGTACCTTACATACCCACTGTCGTACCGACAGGTAGCAGAGATGGTGAACGAGCGGGGCTTAGAAATTAATCACTCAACAATTTACCGCTGGGTACAGCAGTATGGACCAGAGCTAGAAAGACGCTGTCGGTCACACTTGCGCCCAACAAACGACTCGTGGCGGGTAGATGAAACGTACATTTTAGTCAAAGGAAAGCAGAAATATTTGTACCGTGCTATCGATTCAGACGGTCATACCCTGGACTTCCTGCTGACAGCCAAACGGGATGCACAAGCGGCAAAGCGGTTTCTCCGCAAAGCAATGAGAGCAGTTCACACTCAAGAACCACGAGTCATAAATGTAAATCGCAATCCAGCTTACCCGAAAGCTGTAGAGCAACTCAAAGAGAAAGAAGAGTTGCAAAAGTTGGTGGAATTACGACAGAACAAATATCTCAATAATATAGTTGAACAAGACCATAGAGGGATAAAACGATTAGTCAAACCAGGAATGGGGTTTAAATCATTCAACACCGCCAGGCGAACAATCAAAGGCTACGAAATTATGCAGATGTTGAGAAAAGGACAAGTGAAAAAAGTAGCGAAAGGAGCCGTTACTGAACGGGTGCAATTCATCGCTGAAATCTTTGGAGTGGCTAACTAA
- a CDS encoding type II toxin-antitoxin system YhaV family toxin — protein sequence MSVDKDSLTLNGWTILAHPLFIEQLEQLVIDVYELAQKKPNEYQKKSSTKRLAAIIKLILKVIPEDPCREEYKQGKTLGENYKHWCRAKFLQRYRLFFRYHSKKKLIVFVWVNDETCKRTYESKTDAYYVFSKMLESGYPPDRWENLVEQSLTNQSQFYTLIKDNL from the coding sequence TTGTCTGTTGATAAAGATTCATTAACTTTAAACGGGTGGACTATTTTAGCTCACCCACTTTTTATAGAACAACTTGAACAACTTGTTATTGACGTATACGAGCTAGCTCAGAAAAAACCAAATGAATATCAGAAGAAATCATCTACGAAAAGATTAGCAGCAATTATCAAGTTAATCTTGAAAGTTATTCCAGAAGACCCCTGTAGAGAAGAATATAAACAGGGAAAAACATTGGGAGAAAATTATAAACATTGGTGTAGAGCTAAATTTTTGCAAAGATATCGACTTTTCTTTAGATATCACTCAAAAAAGAAATTAATAGTTTTTGTTTGGGTAAATGATGAAACTTGCAAAAGAACTTATGAAAGTAAAACAGACGCTTATTACGTTTTCTCAAAAATGTTAGAAAGCGGATATCCTCCAGATAGGTGGGAAAATCTAGTTGAGCAGTCACTAACTAATCAGAGTCAGTTCTACACATTAATTAAAGATAATCTATAA
- a CDS encoding type II toxin-antitoxin system PrlF family antitoxin produces MAIAPGYEKESTLTRKSQITIPREIIRMLGLKEGDKVKLFVQKDGTVLLSRVEEVKEDPVLEKFLNLLEKDIEENPFHLKSIPNDLLERAVELVGHLDVNLDEDLQDDEELEKGNFVVC; encoded by the coding sequence ATGGCAATAGCACCAGGGTATGAAAAGGAGTCAACGCTGACTCGTAAAAGTCAGATAACAATACCCAGAGAAATCATTAGAATGTTGGGGTTAAAAGAAGGAGATAAAGTTAAATTATTCGTACAGAAAGACGGTACTGTGTTGTTGTCTCGCGTTGAAGAAGTAAAAGAAGATCCTGTACTTGAAAAGTTCCTTAATTTGCTTGAGAAAGATATAGAAGAAAATCCTTTTCATTTAAAATCAATACCTAACGACTTATTAGAAAGAGCAGTAGAATTAGTAGGTCATTTAGATGTCAATTTAGATGAAGATTTACAAGATGACGAGGAATTAGAAAAGGGGAATTTCGTTGTCTGTTGA
- a CDS encoding helix-turn-helix domain-containing protein, whose translation MFRVKAYPGESLGHFLGRFRRANQLSHKAIADHLGIRVEWVMAWEAPSRRRNPTPLQLIALGKLVNLKPKLLAKMLPTELLHLQTRLCAVCYCATARYPCIEWHGRERR comes from the coding sequence GTGTTTCGAGTCAAAGCTTATCCTGGGGAAAGCTTGGGGCATTTTCTCGGCCGATTTCGGCGTGCGAATCAGTTAAGTCATAAGGCAATAGCAGATCATTTAGGGATTCGGGTAGAGTGGGTGATGGCGTGGGAAGCTCCGTCACGACGACGCAACCCCACACCATTACAACTGATCGCTTTGGGGAAATTAGTAAACCTAAAGCCAAAGCTGTTGGCGAAAATGCTGCCAACAGAGCTGCTACATCTGCAAACTCGATTATGTGCAGTATGCTACTGTGCTACAGCGAGATACCCGTGCATCGAGTGGCATGGCAGGGAGCGACGATAA
- a CDS encoding TIGR04255 family protein yields the protein MSKLSKPPLFMVLCQVNFATVLKMANFIQDIQESLRKKGFPIYEEEIIQEFIIAKSPIHPEVAEKQRWVFSDIKRKQCVILSTDSVVLETICYEELETFIKTFEGVLETIQVTASPEFTVRIGLRYIDIIKSDQSASPNELVQEGLRGFAFDRVSGLSKPESTSLTKTVTPIGGILVVRTMFISDNIVLPPDLAASKLKFDLPETNNNSITLDIDHFAELNIDFKSDEVLQTIRNLHTYTSEAFKVAVTPKALEQWK from the coding sequence ATGAGTAAACTCTCTAAACCACCTCTATTTATGGTGCTGTGTCAAGTGAACTTTGCCACAGTGCTTAAGATGGCAAATTTCATTCAGGACATCCAAGAAAGTCTTCGCAAGAAAGGCTTTCCCATCTATGAAGAGGAAATAATTCAGGAGTTTATCATCGCCAAAAGCCCAATACATCCAGAAGTAGCTGAAAAGCAACGGTGGGTTTTTAGTGATATCAAAAGAAAGCAATGCGTTATCCTATCAACCGACTCGGTTGTGTTGGAAACTATTTGTTATGAAGAACTTGAAACTTTTATCAAAACTTTTGAGGGGGTACTTGAAACAATTCAAGTTACAGCAAGTCCTGAATTTACCGTAAGAATTGGACTACGATACATTGATATTATTAAGAGCGATCAATCTGCTTCTCCAAATGAACTAGTCCAAGAAGGACTTCGTGGTTTTGCCTTTGATCGAGTCTCTGGGCTTTCAAAACCAGAATCAACTTCTTTAACAAAAACTGTAACACCTATTGGTGGCATTCTTGTTGTGCGTACAATGTTTATTTCTGATAATATCGTACTTCCTCCAGATCTAGCGGCATCTAAGCTCAAGTTTGATTTACCAGAAACTAATAATAATTCGATTACATTAGATATCGATCACTTTGCCGAACTTAACATCGACTTTAAGTCTGATGAAGTGCTTCAGACAATCAGAAACTTGCACACCTATACTAGCGAAGCATTTAAAGTTGCTGTCACACCTAAAGCACTTGAACAGTGGAAGTGA
- a CDS encoding IS701 family transposase: MHKVITSSHFSNVSENTLPERKQKEQPLTIFKQSLCPVERKNGWQMAEQVRYANPYRLQHLLGRWRWDEESVGAEVRDYVVEHLDDGAAILAVDETSFLKKGEESVGVGRQYCGLTGQIENCQVGVFLAYISSKGQSLIDRRLYLPKSWSTVCKRRKKAKVPSKVRFATKTGLAKAMLQSAFDAGICPAWFVADEVYSRDVSF, encoded by the coding sequence GTGCATAAAGTGATAACCTCAAGTCATTTCAGCAACGTATCGGAAAATACTTTGCCCGAACGGAAGCAAAAGGAGCAGCCTTTGACTATATTCAAGCAAAGCTTGTGTCCAGTGGAACGAAAAAATGGCTGGCAAATGGCAGAACAGGTAAGATATGCCAATCCCTATCGCTTGCAGCACTTGTTGGGGAGATGGCGGTGGGATGAGGAGTCGGTAGGTGCCGAAGTGAGAGATTATGTAGTGGAGCATCTGGATGACGGGGCGGCGATCTTGGCCGTAGACGAAACCAGCTTCCTCAAGAAAGGAGAAGAGTCAGTTGGGGTGGGAAGACAATACTGCGGCTTGACTGGGCAGATAGAGAATTGTCAAGTCGGCGTGTTTCTCGCCTACATCAGCTCCAAGGGGCAGAGCTTGATTGACCGCCGTCTCTACCTGCCGAAATCTTGGAGTACGGTTTGCAAACGACGTAAGAAGGCCAAAGTTCCTAGCAAGGTCAGGTTTGCTACGAAAACGGGACTAGCCAAAGCGATGTTGCAGTCGGCTTTCGATGCTGGGATATGCCCTGCATGGTTCGTGGCTGATGAAGTTTATAGTCGGGACGTCTCTTTCTAG
- a CDS encoding PIN domain-containing protein, which produces MTEVLRICLDLNIWCAALLADLKGRQGTSCQTLVEMARQGWCPLGSVQLIISWGMLNRLRLVLEKNLNVPQTAANLYVDAIKGYAELGPVGAAPQLTLGGTGVIALSDSEDVHVLETALAGRASVLVSANFKDFISKDTYIVLPQRYAIHTAPTHVLQIAHPFGMMQWLHNGLIPTP; this is translated from the coding sequence ATGACTGAAGTGCTGCGGATATGCCTGGATCTAAATATTTGGTGTGCTGCACTGCTTGCGGATTTGAAGGGCAGGCAGGGTACATCTTGCCAAACTCTGGTTGAGATGGCTCGGCAAGGCTGGTGTCCGCTTGGTTCAGTGCAGCTCATCATTTCTTGGGGTATGCTCAATCGCCTACGGTTGGTGCTGGAAAAAAATTTAAATGTCCCGCAAACAGCTGCCAACTTGTACGTTGATGCAATTAAGGGATATGCTGAGCTTGGACCAGTCGGTGCAGCACCGCAGTTAACCTTGGGTGGTACTGGCGTCATTGCACTCTCTGATAGCGAAGATGTTCACGTTCTGGAAACTGCCTTGGCAGGTCGGGCATCAGTACTGGTGAGCGCCAATTTTAAAGATTTTATCTCAAAAGACACATACATTGTTTTACCGCAACGATATGCTATTCATACCGCCCCAACCCATGTTCTCCAGATCGCTCATCCTTTCGGGATGATGCAATGGCTGCACAATGGCTTGATTCCTACCCCTTGA
- a CDS encoding telomere resolvase produces MSNATRFDLSREEIIARYRQRIQKGDRTKLSKHELEQLALHFVDRLKLLNSPDEIKALCKAEIQLLEEGYPQATIAGNQIPLYRRLIEDAVKTGTLLLTNENSHVVTWTKRNTGELGQTQEHFVLDYLKYDQVTYQQIRGEGTAANNSRQDNLQPVPLQRYLDTAVELLASNDERHKAIAIAALTGRRHTEVISKGQFQLTRHPYLLHFQGQQKKQMGETEAASGFDILTLVPAAQVLEGIERFRALPAIQQLEGVDSKDPRIRVLNTRIDREVKCLFQDSGIVPVLAGKKTVSIHRLRGVYGAIAIHLFCPPTKHEHRFLQHYLGHVLDQQQAAPNSIATSHYFHYRLVDAQGQPLNGQGVLLDANGLPPLNQDEVQLESTQPLPQEKSIALLESVESVSPAQPVQVKPEQTELTAKSSSKTTLHESEQAIAASDNSTSSDAALPPRQHSLLRIFKDEHDRWRKVLNTLFPEHNNQQEKTSALLQWIEARLNSSAEASLATHEAIPEPEMVEAQSCASQATEKMIQDDSTHQERTSSVADSAIATVVVDQARTLSWLTGRIEALEAELATMAQQREQALATVGQSSQLQQQIEHLKAENRQLKQAAARFEAARAALLGESNSTPTTTPTQARSAGSAPRSHSALHDHDQVQEQSQQQQVPDTTNTAPTQISAVVTPKPARSGGAKDRAQRIFAAICEWNQQHPQDTWAITVGLLEETFGINRKAAKEFVREHQNLIDEHHAQIGVDNQRGHNRGKDTAVLKAFVLQFDA; encoded by the coding sequence ATGAGCAATGCCACTCGGTTTGACCTCAGTAGAGAAGAAATTATTGCCCGATACCGTCAACGCATTCAAAAAGGCGATCGCACCAAGCTCTCCAAACACGAGTTGGAACAGCTAGCACTACATTTTGTTGACCGATTAAAACTGCTTAACTCACCAGATGAGATTAAAGCTTTGTGCAAAGCTGAAATTCAACTTCTAGAAGAAGGCTATCCCCAAGCGACAATCGCTGGCAATCAGATACCTTTATACCGCCGACTGATCGAGGATGCAGTTAAAACAGGCACTTTGCTCCTAACTAATGAAAATAGTCATGTAGTGACTTGGACTAAACGCAATACAGGAGAACTGGGACAAACACAGGAACACTTCGTGCTTGACTACCTCAAGTACGACCAAGTCACCTACCAACAAATTCGTGGGGAAGGTACAGCAGCGAATAATAGCCGACAAGACAATCTGCAACCAGTGCCACTGCAACGTTACCTCGATACAGCCGTTGAATTGCTGGCATCAAACGACGAGCGACATAAGGCGATCGCTATTGCGGCACTGACGGGTAGGCGGCACACTGAGGTGATTAGCAAGGGTCAGTTTCAACTGACTCGCCACCCCTATCTGTTACACTTTCAGGGACAGCAGAAAAAGCAGATGGGTGAAACTGAGGCAGCCTCAGGATTCGATATTCTTACACTCGTACCTGCTGCCCAAGTGCTAGAGGGCATCGAACGGTTCCGCGCCTTGCCTGCTATTCAACAGTTAGAAGGGGTTGATAGCAAAGACCCAAGAATACGAGTGCTCAATACCCGTATTGACCGCGAGGTGAAGTGCTTGTTTCAGGACAGTGGGATCGTGCCCGTATTGGCTGGCAAAAAGACTGTTTCGATTCACAGACTTCGAGGCGTGTATGGGGCGATCGCGATTCATTTGTTTTGCCCTCCTACCAAACATGAGCACAGGTTCCTTCAGCACTACCTCGGACACGTACTCGACCAGCAGCAAGCTGCACCCAATAGCATCGCGACTAGTCATTACTTCCACTACCGATTAGTCGATGCACAAGGTCAACCGCTTAACGGTCAAGGAGTGCTACTGGATGCTAATGGGTTACCTCCCCTGAATCAGGATGAAGTACAACTAGAGTCAACACAGCCACTACCTCAAGAGAAATCAATAGCACTGCTAGAGTCTGTAGAGTCAGTGTCACCAGCCCAGCCTGTGCAGGTCAAACCAGAGCAGACCGAACTCACTGCTAAATCATCCTCTAAAACTACTCTCCATGAGAGCGAACAGGCGATCGCTGCATCCGATAACTCAACCTCTAGTGATGCGGCTCTACCACCACGCCAACATAGTTTACTACGAATCTTTAAGGACGAGCATGACCGCTGGCGTAAGGTGTTGAATACGCTTTTTCCTGAGCACAACAACCAGCAGGAAAAGACTTCTGCGCTGCTGCAATGGATTGAGGCGCGCCTCAATAGCTCTGCTGAAGCCTCGCTAGCAACTCACGAAGCCATACCAGAACCAGAGATGGTTGAGGCACAATCTTGCGCTTCTCAAGCTACTGAAAAAATGATTCAAGATGACTCTACGCATCAAGAGCGGACTTCTTCAGTGGCAGACAGCGCGATCGCTACGGTTGTCGTAGACCAAGCTCGAACCTTGAGTTGGCTCACGGGCAGGATTGAAGCGCTAGAAGCTGAACTTGCTACGATGGCGCAACAACGCGAACAAGCGCTCGCTACGGTGGGGCAGTCGAGCCAGTTACAGCAGCAGATTGAACACCTCAAAGCTGAGAATCGGCAGCTTAAGCAAGCGGCAGCACGATTTGAGGCGGCAAGAGCGGCGCTCTTGGGTGAGAGTAACTCTACGCCGACAACAACTCCAACCCAAGCTCGAAGTGCCGGGTCTGCCCCTAGATCTCACTCAGCATTGCATGACCATGATCAAGTGCAGGAGCAGTCTCAACAACAACAAGTGCCGGATACTACCAACACTGCCCCGACTCAGATTTCAGCAGTGGTTACACCCAAACCCGCTAGAAGTGGTGGAGCTAAAGATCGGGCACAGCGTATCTTTGCGGCTATTTGTGAATGGAACCAACAACATCCTCAGGATACTTGGGCAATCACTGTTGGTCTACTCGAAGAGACTTTTGGCATTAATCGTAAGGCGGCGAAGGAGTTTGTCCGCGAACACCAGAATTTGATTGACGAACACCATGCCCAGATTGGCGTAGACAATCAACGCGGGCATAATCGCGGCAAGGATACAGCGGTGCTTAAAGCGTTTGTGCTGCAGTTTGATGCATAA
- a CDS encoding tyrosine-type recombinase/integrase, whose translation MASPPKKTPFIERREREFLYLEEVDALTAATEQTRNPIRNQALALLMFGQGLQPVELCWLLWRDLNFAENIIRVARNRTQPNRYQVQAVVNLQPLCPVEVNILQQLQARRTTEWLFVSERQKRLSARLLHHQIQQAGEIAQLPFPVHPYMLRRTGLYYRAALLLASTRISLRQCCLLWNWYRANVAFSVKEKQEYLAISSMQKSAFLIALERMKAFTGIKLYENVIDYLLGAFLLFPRLEAVPHDYWLAPVQWY comes from the coding sequence GTGGCTTCTCCACCCAAGAAAACTCCTTTCATCGAACGTCGCGAGCGCGAGTTTCTCTACCTCGAAGAAGTTGATGCACTGACTGCTGCAACTGAGCAAACCCGCAACCCGATTAGAAATCAGGCACTGGCGCTGTTGATGTTTGGTCAAGGATTGCAACCCGTTGAATTGTGCTGGCTCCTCTGGCGCGACCTCAACTTTGCCGAAAACATCATTAGGGTGGCTCGCAATCGTACTCAACCGAATCGCTACCAAGTGCAAGCTGTCGTTAACCTCCAACCGTTGTGTCCGGTTGAAGTTAATATCCTGCAACAGCTTCAGGCGCGACGCACGACGGAGTGGTTATTTGTCTCGGAGCGACAAAAACGCCTCAGTGCGCGCTTGCTGCACCACCAGATTCAACAAGCTGGGGAAATTGCACAGCTTCCTTTTCCTGTTCATCCGTATATGTTACGGCGGACGGGACTTTACTATCGTGCGGCGCTGCTGCTGGCGAGTACACGCATATCATTACGGCAATGTTGTCTACTTTGGAATTGGTATAGAGCCAACGTTGCCTTTTCTGTGAAGGAAAAACAAGAATATCTTGCCATTAGTTCGATGCAAAAATCTGCGTTTTTGATAGCGCTAGAGCGGATGAAAGCTTTTACTGGCATTAAGCTGTATGAAAACGTTATCGATTATTTGCTGGGTGCGTTTTTGTTGTTTCCGCGCCTTGAGGCAGTTCCCCACGATTACTGGCTTGCTCCGGTGCAATGGTATTAA
- a CDS encoding tyrosine-type recombinase/integrase → MSETDRLAASNKQLERTKNKSEKQGEPQQRKSPHRGRRSLTPGGGKSLKLSAPVPSTLHPASVYLASLSQGSRATMRRSLNAIASLLTDGECDALTLNWSGLSYQHTAAVRAILVERFAPATAKKMMAALRRVLKEAARLGLMSYEDYARATDLPRIDTPPQKLRGRALATDEIATLLDECDEAKTIAIRDAAILAILRGGGIRRQELTQLKLQDYNSSTSELEICSGKRKSYRTVYLPAAAVKLVEAWLEIRGRKRGALICPVRKGGQVELRHMSGDAVLKIVKKRSVRAGVEEFSPHDFRRTFCSDLLDEGIDVFTVQKLAGHSSPLTTSKYDRRGDRTKRQAVERLFFPQPEPER, encoded by the coding sequence ATGTCTGAAACTGACCGATTGGCGGCATCTAACAAGCAACTTGAAAGAACGAAAAACAAGAGCGAAAAGCAAGGCGAACCACAACAGAGGAAATCGCCCCATCGTGGTAGGCGCTCGCTCACCCCAGGTGGAGGGAAAAGTCTCAAACTTTCCGCGCCTGTACCTTCTACCCTGCACCCAGCATCGGTGTACTTGGCTTCTTTAAGTCAAGGATCTAGAGCCACCATGCGTCGCAGCTTGAACGCGATCGCTTCCCTGCTAACTGATGGCGAATGCGATGCTTTGACTTTAAATTGGTCTGGGCTGAGCTACCAACACACAGCGGCAGTGCGCGCAATTCTTGTTGAGCGATTTGCTCCGGCAACGGCGAAAAAAATGATGGCTGCCCTGCGACGAGTGCTTAAAGAAGCGGCTAGACTGGGGTTGATGAGTTACGAAGATTATGCTCGTGCCACTGACCTGCCGCGCATCGATACGCCGCCGCAAAAATTGAGAGGTCGCGCCCTCGCCACCGATGAAATTGCGACTTTGTTAGATGAGTGCGATGAGGCTAAAACTATAGCAATTCGAGATGCGGCAATATTAGCTATTCTGCGCGGCGGCGGCATTCGCCGGCAGGAATTGACGCAGCTCAAACTGCAAGACTACAACTCCAGCACGAGTGAATTAGAGATTTGCTCTGGTAAGCGCAAGTCATACAGAACTGTTTATTTGCCCGCAGCCGCAGTTAAGTTGGTAGAAGCGTGGCTTGAAATCCGAGGACGCAAGAGAGGGGCGTTGATCTGCCCCGTGCGTAAGGGAGGGCAAGTAGAACTACGACATATGTCGGGAGATGCCGTGTTGAAGATCGTTAAAAAGCGCTCTGTGCGGGCGGGAGTAGAAGAATTTTCTCCCCACGACTTCCGCCGAACTTTCTGCTCAGACTTGCTGGATGAGGGGATTGACGTGTTTACTGTGCAAAAGTTAGCAGGTCACTCCTCGCCCCTAACGACATCAAAGTACGACCGGCGGGGAGACCGAACCAAGCGCCAGGCAGTCGAACGGTTGTTTTTTCCTCAGCCAGAACCTGAGCGCTGA
- a CDS encoding helix-turn-helix domain-containing protein produces MYVCESTSKEKFLQLSYRDLRQRTGIQISNWSKWFNGTMSPTLDTLRRIANDLDMPLLELIEVFEERRSRTIQRSKEIESA; encoded by the coding sequence ATGTATGTATGTGAGTCCACAAGTAAAGAAAAATTCTTGCAACTCTCGTACAGGGATTTGAGACAACGAACAGGAATACAAATAAGCAATTGGTCAAAGTGGTTCAATGGTACAATGTCACCAACACTTGATACTTTACGGAGGATTGCCAACGACCTAGATATGCCCCTTCTTGAGTTGATAGAAGTTTTTGAAGAACGGCGATCGCGCACTATACAGCGCTCTAAGGAAATAGAAAGTGCTTGA